Part of the Terriglobales bacterium genome is shown below.
CTGGGCACGGCTGCCGGCCACCGTTCCGGAAGGTCAGCGGAAGCGTCCCATCATCCTCCTGAACCACACCGACGTGGTCACCAGCGACCCGGCCCACTGGAGTCATCCGCCGTTCAGCGGCGCCATCGATGGCGGCGCCATCTACGGCCGCGGCGCGCAGGACATGAAGAACGAAGGGCTGGCGCAGCTGGTCGTCCTGGTCATGTTGAAGCGCGAGCAGCAGCCGCTGGCCCGCGACGTGATCTTCCTGGCCACCGCCGACGAAGAAGCCACCAACATCGGGGTGAACTGGATGGTGCGCCATCCTGAGCTGCTGGAGAACGCCGAGTACCTCATCAATGAGGGCGGCGAGAATCGCGAGGAGGAGGGGCACGTCCTCTACGTGGGGCTGGACACCGCGGAAAAATCCCCCTACTGGGTGCACCTGGTCGCCCACGGGAAGGCCGGCCACGGCTCGCAGCCGGTGGCCGATTCCGCTCCCAACCGGCTGGTCCGCGCACTCGACCGCGTCCTGGCCTGGGAGACACCGCTGAAGCTGCTGCCCGTGGCTGAAAACTACCTGAAGGGGCGCGCACCCATGGAGACCGGCCAGCGGGCCGCCTGGTTCCGTGAT
Proteins encoded:
- a CDS encoding M20/M25/M40 family metallo-hydrolase, producing the protein MEQYSDLAVRWMQQYLQVDTTNPPGNEARAAAWMKKILDAEGIENRVFEIAPGRANLWARLPATVPEGQRKRPIILLNHTDVVTSDPAHWSHPPFSGAIDGGAIYGRGAQDMKNEGLAQLVVLVMLKREQQPLARDVIFLATADEEATNIGVNWMVRHPELLENAEYLINEGGENREEEGHVLYVGLDTAEKSPYWVHLVAHGKAGHGSQPVADSAPNRLVRALDRVLAWETPLKLLPVAENYLKGRAPMETGQRAAWFRDPRRAMNDPKFRAYLNSDRDLAYLFRNTISLTMMGGSAQTNVIPPEAWANLDIRLLPGEDPASFQAELKRVINDPQVTIEPIGTFFKANSAPTDTALFRSIERAAARYFPGARIFPAMTSGYNECQRYRELGIVAYGFTPYSST